Proteins from a single region of Thiomicrorhabdus sp. Kp2:
- the hflX gene encoding ribosome rescue GTPase HflX yields MELFDRLERRELERAVLVHVDFHNEADREELDEFYELVDSAGAEIGTLLTTKRQHPDSKYFVGKGKAEEIQQAVELYEADVVIVNHALTPAQERNLSELVGCQVLDRIGLILDIFAQRARSHEGKLQVELAQLKRMATRLVKGWTHLDRQGGIGARGPGETQLESDRRLVQGRIKQLESKIEKVRKQRDLGRRSRKRSELPTITIVGYTNAGKSTLFNYMTTANVYAEDRLFATLDSTLRRVHLPGAGPVIFADTVGFIRHIPHDLVTAFRSTLEETREASLLIHLVDAADIHREEKMNDVYDVIREVGADEVPQLVVFNKIDLLEPKVEPHIDYDEEGVASRVWISAQKGLGVELLMEAVGSFFKGAFHKVDLVLDVHAGKKRAQLYELGTILEEGFDEEGNSLFTMLLTETEWQSIKKWPEFLKAELRKTES; encoded by the coding sequence ATGGAATTATTTGATCGACTTGAACGACGTGAACTAGAACGCGCTGTTTTAGTTCATGTTGATTTTCACAATGAAGCTGACAGAGAAGAACTTGATGAGTTTTACGAGTTAGTGGATTCTGCTGGTGCTGAAATAGGCACGCTTCTTACGACGAAACGTCAACATCCCGATTCTAAATATTTTGTTGGTAAAGGCAAGGCCGAAGAGATTCAACAAGCCGTTGAACTATATGAGGCGGATGTGGTTATTGTTAACCATGCCTTAACGCCAGCGCAAGAGAGAAATTTATCCGAATTAGTGGGTTGCCAAGTATTAGACCGTATTGGCTTAATTTTAGATATCTTTGCTCAAAGAGCACGCTCGCATGAAGGTAAATTGCAAGTAGAGCTTGCTCAGTTGAAGCGTATGGCAACTCGTCTTGTTAAAGGCTGGACTCACCTTGATAGACAAGGTGGGATTGGCGCAAGAGGGCCTGGTGAAACACAGCTAGAGTCGGACAGACGTCTTGTTCAAGGCCGTATTAAACAATTGGAATCTAAGATTGAAAAAGTTCGTAAACAACGTGATTTAGGGCGTCGTTCACGTAAACGTTCTGAATTACCAACGATTACAATTGTGGGTTACACCAATGCGGGCAAATCCACTCTGTTCAACTATATGACTACGGCAAATGTTTATGCTGAAGATCGTTTGTTTGCGACTTTAGATTCAACCTTGAGAAGAGTGCATTTACCAGGTGCGGGTCCAGTGATTTTTGCGGATACGGTTGGGTTTATTCGCCATATTCCTCATGACCTAGTCACAGCATTTCGTTCCACACTTGAAGAAACGCGTGAAGCCAGCTTATTAATCCATTTAGTCGATGCGGCAGATATACATCGTGAAGAAAAAATGAATGATGTGTATGACGTTATCCGTGAAGTTGGCGCTGATGAAGTTCCCCAATTGGTCGTTTTTAATAAAATTGACTTGTTGGAGCCAAAAGTTGAGCCTCATATCGATTATGATGAAGAAGGTGTCGCCAGTCGTGTTTGGATTTCTGCCCAAAAAGGACTTGGTGTTGAGCTGTTAATGGAGGCGGTAGGCTCTTTCTTTAAAGGAGCCTTTCATAAGGTTGACTTGGTTTTGGATGTTCATGCAGGAAAAAAACGTGCACAGTTATATGAATTGGGTACGATTCTTGAAGAAGGTTTTGATGAAGAGGGGAATAGTTTATTTACTATGCTATTAACCGAAACCGAGTGGCAATCGATAAAAAAATGGCCTGAGTTTCTAAAGGCAGAGCTTAGAAAAACCGAATCTTAG
- the hfq gene encoding RNA chaperone Hfq: protein MENKKVAKALPIQDPYLNALRKERIGVSIYLVNGVKLQGKVDSFDQFVVLLRSNVTQMVYKHAISTIVPMRDPKPYETASEDKESVESQS from the coding sequence ATGGAGAATAAGAAAGTGGCTAAAGCTTTGCCAATTCAGGACCCATATTTAAACGCATTAAGAAAAGAGCGTATTGGCGTCTCTATCTACTTGGTTAATGGCGTAAAGCTTCAAGGAAAGGTTGATTCATTTGACCAGTTTGTTGTTTTATTAAGAAGTAATGTCACTCAAATGGTCTATAAACACGCCATTTCAACGATTGTTCCAATGCGTGATCCAAAGCCTTATGAAACGGCTTCTGAAGATAAAGAAAGTGTGGAGAGTCAGTCTTAA